A stretch of DNA from bacterium:
TACATTGCACTCTTCTAGTCGAATAGGAATAAAGTAGATGTCATTGTCAAGCAATTTGCTTAAGATGTCAATAGCTTTTTTTGTTTCTTTTTGAATTAGTCCCCTTTTATCCACTGAATTAGTAGAAAGGCAAGCTAGGAAAAAGTGGGAATTCTCAATAGCTGATTCTATAGAAGCTTCCCAGCGTTCTCCGGGAAGTATATTTTTTGCATCCATCCAAGGA
This window harbors:
- a CDS encoding toll/interleukin-1 receptor domain-containing protein, translating into MNNAPQEVKIFLSYAREDRERVETIYEKLSQAGFSPWMDAKNILPGERWEASIESAIENSHFFLACLSTNSVDKRGLIQKETKKAIDILSKLLDNDIYFIPIRLEECNV